The DNA sequence ACGACCATCATCGAATCTGGATTGGATATTCCCAATGCCAATACAATCATTATAAACGAAGCGAATAAATATGGACTCTCCGAGCTTCACCAGATGCGCGGGCGGGTAGGCCGTTCTAACCGGAAGGCTTTCTGTTATCTGGTGGCTCCTCCTGAAATCTCCCAAACGCAAGATGCCAGAAAGCGGCTGAAGGCTATGGAAGAGTTTTCCGATCTGGGAAGCGGTTTTCACATTGCCTTGCGAGATCTCGATATTCGAGGAGCTGGAGATTTGCTGGGAGGTGAACAAAGCGGATTCATCTCAGAGATTGGTTACGACATGTACCATCGGATCTTGGATGAGGCCGTGAAGGAATTGAAGGAGGAGCATTTTGCAGATCTCTTTGAAGACGAAATCAAGGAGCGCAAGAAGGTCATTGTGGAGGATGTCAAAATCGATCTGGATTTGGATATTCGACTCCCAGAGATGTATGTCCCGAGTATTCCAGAGCGTCTCAAGTTCTATCGCAGGATTGCAGGGGCCACCAAGGAAGAAGATCTACGCGATATTCAGCGTCAGATGATCGATCGTTTTGGACCGATGCCTGGGCCGGTATTGGCATTGTTTGATGCTACCCGAATTCGAGAAACTGCCGCTAGGGTAGGGGTGGAACGTGTCGTTCTGAAAGGGGATATTCTGCGATTCTACTTTGTAGCGAATCAGGACAGTCCGTTTTTCCAGTCCAAGCAATTCATGCGGGTAATCGAATATGTCCAGACTTTCTCTGCAAGGGTGAAACTCAAGGAATCTCCGAAGTTCCTTTCGCTTATTTATCAAGAGGTCAAGGACATCAAACGGGTGTTGACCTTGATTCAGGAACTACATGATTTTGTCATGCTTGAGCCTTCTGGTACTGACGAACTGAGTTAACCCAATTCTCCCAATTACAAAAGCTCGATCCCAACTTCACGGATCGAGCTTTTTGTATGTTTAGTGTTTGAAGCGAATAAAAGAAGCGGTACGTTTTGTCGTGTTATCCCAACCAAGCGTTGAGCATCCAAATATCTTTTTCGAGTTGCCGAGCAAATCCGATGGCCATATCGTTGGTGCCATCATCACCCTGCTGCGCAGATTCATCGATGACAGCGCGTAACGCGGCGAGTACCACCTGCGAATTTTCGATGGCAGCCTGAACCATGGGAGATTCTCCAGAAGGATTGGCTACAGATTTAACTTCTGCATTTTTGAGGTAGTCTTCATAAGAATGAAGGGGAGTCCCATCCAGCGTCAAAATTCTTTCTGCAATATCGTCAATGGCCTCAGACGCATTGTCATACATTTTTTCGAATTTTTCATGAAGTTCGAAGAAATGATGACCTTTGACGAGCCAGTGGAAAGCACGCAGATTTTGATAGAATATTTGATAGTTGGCGAGTGCCTTATTGAGTGATTGAACGACTGCGGTGGCACTTTTCTGGGTCATTCCGACTTGATTGATATCGGAATCTCCTCGGCGATTGCCAGCGGGAGTTGAGGATCGGGTTTCCATATGGGATGTAGTATAACAGTTGAGAACAACCACTAAACAAACCGATTTTTTTGAATGTTTTTGACAATATCGAAATATTGTTACTTCGTGACTAATTTGGAATCATTCTAAAAATCTGGCCTTGACTTCCCATTAGAGTCCTCCTCTTGTAAATGGCGTAACATCCAAGTCTGCAAATTTCCCTGCTTGAAATTGAAAGTGTGCAGAAATGGCGATCATCGCAGCATTGTCTGTACAGTATTGAAAATCAGGGATGTGTGCTTTCCAGTGCTGTTCGTTGCACATTTGCTGGAAGCGGAGTCGGAGTTCGGAATTGGCGGATACGCCACCGGCAATGGCGAGGTGCTTGACCCCGGCATCTTGAGCGGCTTTCTTCATTTTGTCCAACAAGACTGAGACAATTGCCCCTTGGTATGACGCACAGATATCCGCCATGTGGTCGTCCAGAAAGTGGGAATCTGCTTTCACTCCATCTTTGAGCTTGTAGAGCAATGAGGTTTTTAGCCCTGAAAAGGAGAAGTCGTAGGGGCCGACATCTGGCCTTGGGAATTTTAGGAATTTTGGGTCCCCTTGCTTGGCCAATTTATCGATCTCTGGCCCACCCGGATAGGGTAGTCCCATGATTTTGGCGGCTTTGTCAAATGCCTCGCCAGCAGCATCGTCGATCGTTTCTCCCATAAGTTCCATGTCCAGATAATCCTTGACCAAGACCAATTGGGTATGGCCTCCAGAAACGGTCAGACATAGGAATGGAAACTCGGGCGGTTGTTCCTGAAGGAAATTCGCCAACACATGGGCCTGCATATGGTTGACATCTACAAGCGGTTTTCCCAATCCCAATGCAAACGACTTGGCGAAGCAGGTGCCGACAAGCAATGCTCCCAATAAGCCGGGACCTCGCGTGAATCCTACTGCATCCAGATCATGTTTGGATACCTCGGCTTCAGAGAGGGCCTTTTCCACAACTCTGACAATTTGTTGTTGATGGAGGCGGGACGCAAGTTCTGGGATTACCCCCCCGTACTCGGCATGATCCAACTGCGAGCTGATGATATTGGAACGCACCTTGCCCCCTTGAATAACTGCTGCGGAAGTTTCATCGCAGGAAGACTCTATCGCAAGGATGGTCGGATATGTAGAACGGGATTTGATGTCAGAATGGGTCATTTTGCAAAGTTACGAAACTTCTTTGGGAGATGAGTGTACGCCTTGCTATGACAAATTCAACTGGGAAGCAGTTCTAGGACAATTGAAATGTCTTTGAAGGGGAATTCCTCCTTATATTTGAACCGAATTGGAAAATTAGCCATCAACCCGAAGGATTGAAAAGTCGCGCAGGACATATCGTAAAAAGGCAGGTGATGACCGGAGGTGGGTTGGTGATCCTGCTCTTACTCTTCACTTGGGCCATTACCTTACCTCCCTTCCAGACTTGGCTCGTCAAGAAGGCTACAGGCTATCTGTCTGAATTTTTGGGAGTTCCCGTTCAGATGGAAGGCGTTCATGTAGCCCTTCCCCACAATGCCGTAATCAAGGGGCTCCAAATTTGCGACAGGCATCAACAACCGATGCTCACGACGAAGGAACTCAGGCTAGATCTGATTTCTTTTTCCCTCTGGAAACTGCTGGCCGAACAAGCCGAAAGCCAGCGGATGTTCATCTCCAGCGTTTCCTTGGTAGAACCTGATTTGTTGCTATATCGCTCCACAGTGGACTCACAGCTGAATCTTCAATTCTTGCTAAATTCCTTGATGGGAGAACCGGATACCACGAAGGCCAAGAAACCTTTTACGATTGAATTGGGGGATGTCAATATTTCAGGAGGCGAATTCAGATTCATCGATTCTCTCTCCTCGGAGGTGGATAGCATTGGTCCGGGCCGAATTCGCTTCCAGCACATGGCACTGGAGGATATTCATGTCCAGGGCAAGGCCATCATTGGTCCATTCGATCGATTGGAAGTAGACCTCGCGCATTTGGGGTTGAGAGAATTGTACTCCGGCTTCTGGATAGAACATGTATCTGGTCAATTGCTGGCTGATACGACCCAACAAACGGTAGATGGTGATGATCCCATTTCCCAGCCTTTTGTGAGGATTTCATCGCTAGAACTGGAGGCAGCGGGTTCCAAATTGCTGGCCGATATTGCGTTTGATGGAAAGACGTTGAATAATGCCTTTCGCTTTGATGAGGGGTTTGCCTATCGGGCAGAGGTGAAATCTGGCACCAGTATCGATTTTTCGACGATCAATTATTTCACCCCTCAACCTATTCCCCTTGAAGGAATCGTGGAAGCACAGGGGGCATTGTCTGGCACCAAGGACGATTTGAACGGCAAGAATCTAGATTTGCGTTACGGGTCCAATACCCGGGTCAAGGGTTCTGTTACGTTGGAGGATCTGCTTCATGCTGACCAATCCCATTTGGAGGTCGATTTGACCCAAAGCCTGGTCTCCTTGGGGGAGATTCAAACGCTGCTTCCCGATGTGCCTATTCCGGATTTTCTCGAAGAAATTGACAGCTTGACTCTTGCTGGGAGCTACAAGGGGACTTACCGTGATTTTAGGGTGAATGCAGAGGTGGAGTCCAAGCTGGGGTGGATGGATGCCGACCTTCATTTTATGATTCCCCCAGTCACTCCGATTCTTTCCTATGAAGGAAAAGTGATTTCCAAAGGTCTTAACCTCAATCGGATGGGATTGGACGCCTATAACATTTCGCCAGATCTCAATTTTCAAGGGAATGTAAAAGGGAAAGGAACGGATCTGGAAAATATGGAACTCGCCTTTGATGCTTCTGTCATCAATTCGCATATCCGTGGAGTACTGGTGGACTCTGTCATGGCGGATCTGACGATTGCCAATCGCCAGATTGCTGGGACTTTGTATGGGGAAAGTAAGGAAACAGAGGTAGATCTGGATGTGAATTTCGATCTGCTCAATCACCCCAACAACTATGAGCTAAAGGGCGATATCAAGCAATTCGATCTGCGAGAATGGGGAATTGTATCTGATTCATTTGTGGTAAGTAGTTTGGTCGATATTGACCTGAGAGGGGATAGTGTCGATGAGGTAATCGGCTTGGCACAAGTGAATGAATTGATGCTTATGCATGCTGGGCGGAAGGATACGCTTCAAGTTCCCGCATTAGATTTTCAGGCGACGGTAGAGCAGGACGGATATCGATACATCAATCTCAAAAGTAGCCTGCTTGATGCGGATTTGGCTGGTTTTTTTGGATTGAAACAGGCAGGTATGTTGGTGCAGCAATTGGCTTACGAGACCCAGCTGTATGTGACCAATGCCGATAGCTTGCTGGATGCCTATTACGCCGACAAGGTCATGGCCAAGCAGGAAACCGATCTGAAATTTGGGATTGCCTTCAAGGATAGTCTCAATCAGGTTTTTGATTTCTTCCATTTGGGGATTGAGTTGGAAGGCGCAGGGTTGGCTACTGGGGAATTGCAATTTCGACCTGGACAAGATAGCCTTTCTGGAACAGAGCAATTGAACTTGGCAATGCATGCCCCCAAGGTCAAAGTTGGCTCTGTTGTATTGGACAATAACCAATTGGATTTAGACTTGATCAAACAGGCCAATTCCAATTTGTTTTTTCTGGCGGGAGGGCTTCATGTCGATACCTGTCGGGTCAGTGAAGACCTTTATTTCCGGTCAGTTGGGATGGATATTCAGGGAGCGGAAAATCATTTTGAGACTGATTTGGTCGCTGGACTTCCGGACAACCAAAGTGAAATCGCGCTCAAAGTGGGGACGCTTTTGGCTTCCGATGGATCGATTCGGTCGGCGCTAGAGCCCTATGCCTCCCACGTCACCCTGCCCAATGACTCGCTCTATTTTGAGCAAGGAGATTCAATGGTTCTTCACAAAGGCGTGTTTGATATTCGCAATCTGGTTTTACAGAATGATCGTCGATACTTCAGATTGGATGGGGAAATCTCCAAGAATCCCGATAGTGAGCTTACCCTTTCCATTGGTCAGTTGGATTTGGGGATGTTGGGAGAGGCCCTTCAGTTGGCGATCAAGCCAGAAGGCTTTATCAATTCGGAGATAGTAATGTCTCAATTATTGGAAGATCCTCATTTTCAGTTGGATGGCCGCATCGATGGGCTAAAGCTGGATGACCAAGCCTACGGGAATATCTTTGTGGATTTTGGCTGGCAGCAGAGTACAAGAGAAATGGAGCTTGATGCCAAATTGGTACAGGGCGAGGATACCACTTTGGTCATGTCAGGGGCATATGATCTTCAAGACCGCCTATCGCCTTTGCAGTTTACGATTGTTACAGAGCGTGAATTTCCGCTGGAATATATTTCTCCTTTTGTAAAGGGGCAATTGTATGGCATTCAAGGGAGAGTGGCTTTGGAGGAATTTTCGATCACGGGTACGCTTGAATCTCCTGTGATCAGCGGAATCGGGCATTTCAATGATGCCGGATTTGGGGTGGATTACTTTAAGACCAAGTATCGATTTGATGGAGACATCATGTTTGAGAATGACAGGATTTCCTTCCCGCGGATCAAGCTATATGACGAAAACGACCACACCGCGATTTTCTATGGGGATATTCTTCACAAAGGTTTGCGAGACCTAGAGTTTGATCTCCAGCTCGATACGGTGCAGAATTTCCTGATCATGAATACGACCAAGGACGACAATGACTTGTTCTATGGCGAAGTGTACATCGATGATGGGATTGGGAGTATCACCGGAAATTTGGAACGACTGAGTGTGACGGCTTTTGCTTCTGTAGGCGAAGGCTCACATTTGAGGATTCCCGTGAGTGATGTAGGTAGCTATGATCGGCCAGATTACATTCGATTCGTCAGTGATCGGATAGCTGATTCTGTGACCCGCAATACTGGATTACAGGGATTCGATTTGAACCTCAACATTTCTGCCAATGAAAAAGGGCAGGTGGATTTGATCTTCGATGAAAAAGTCGGGGATATCATACGAGGATGGGGAAATGGTACCCTGACAATGGTAATCGATGAATCGGGGGATTTCGGGATGTTTGGTCGATATGAGATCGCCAAAGGAGACTACTTGTTTACAGCTCAAGATATCATCAACAAGAAGTTTAAACTCAAGCCAGGTGGGTCCATATTCTGGGATGGAGATCCCTTTTCAGCGATCATGGACATTGAGGCGATTTATTCGGTGAATGCTGAGATCAAGGACCTGCTGAATCAAACCAATTCTGTTCGGACTCCTGTGAATGTCCTCATGAACCTTAAAGGGGAATTGTTGGAGCCAGAAATCAAGCTCAGCATAGAACTCCCCAACTTGACGGATTCCCAATTTTCAGATGCACTTTCTGTACTACGAATGATCGAAAATGACGAAGCCGAACTGAATAAGCAGGTTTTCTCCTTGATGGTCTTCAAGCGTTTTGCACCAATTGGCTCTTCCTTGGGGGATGACTTGGCGGGATCAGGAGTAACTTCCAGTATCTCGGAATTGCTGACGAATCAGGTGAATTACTGGATATCCAA is a window from the Pontibacter sp. G13 genome containing:
- a CDS encoding translocation/assembly module TamB domain-containing protein, with protein sequence MKSRAGHIVKRQVMTGGGLVILLLLFTWAITLPPFQTWLVKKATGYLSEFLGVPVQMEGVHVALPHNAVIKGLQICDRHQQPMLTTKELRLDLISFSLWKLLAEQAESQRMFISSVSLVEPDLLLYRSTVDSQLNLQFLLNSLMGEPDTTKAKKPFTIELGDVNISGGEFRFIDSLSSEVDSIGPGRIRFQHMALEDIHVQGKAIIGPFDRLEVDLAHLGLRELYSGFWIEHVSGQLLADTTQQTVDGDDPISQPFVRISSLELEAAGSKLLADIAFDGKTLNNAFRFDEGFAYRAEVKSGTSIDFSTINYFTPQPIPLEGIVEAQGALSGTKDDLNGKNLDLRYGSNTRVKGSVTLEDLLHADQSHLEVDLTQSLVSLGEIQTLLPDVPIPDFLEEIDSLTLAGSYKGTYRDFRVNAEVESKLGWMDADLHFMIPPVTPILSYEGKVISKGLNLNRMGLDAYNISPDLNFQGNVKGKGTDLENMELAFDASVINSHIRGVLVDSVMADLTIANRQIAGTLYGESKETEVDLDVNFDLLNHPNNYELKGDIKQFDLREWGIVSDSFVVSSLVDIDLRGDSVDEVIGLAQVNELMLMHAGRKDTLQVPALDFQATVEQDGYRYINLKSSLLDADLAGFFGLKQAGMLVQQLAYETQLYVTNADSLLDAYYADKVMAKQETDLKFGIAFKDSLNQVFDFFHLGIELEGAGLATGELQFRPGQDSLSGTEQLNLAMHAPKVKVGSVVLDNNQLDLDLIKQANSNLFFLAGGLHVDTCRVSEDLYFRSVGMDIQGAENHFETDLVAGLPDNQSEIALKVGTLLASDGSIRSALEPYASHVTLPNDSLYFEQGDSMVLHKGVFDIRNLVLQNDRRYFRLDGEISKNPDSELTLSIGQLDLGMLGEALQLAIKPEGFINSEIVMSQLLEDPHFQLDGRIDGLKLDDQAYGNIFVDFGWQQSTREMELDAKLVQGEDTTLVMSGAYDLQDRLSPLQFTIVTEREFPLEYISPFVKGQLYGIQGRVALEEFSITGTLESPVISGIGHFNDAGFGVDYFKTKYRFDGDIMFENDRISFPRIKLYDENDHTAIFYGDILHKGLRDLEFDLQLDTVQNFLIMNTTKDDNDLFYGEVYIDDGIGSITGNLERLSVTAFASVGEGSHLRIPVSDVGSYDRPDYIRFVSDRIADSVTRNTGLQGFDLNLNISANEKGQVDLIFDEKVGDIIRGWGNGTLTMVIDESGDFGMFGRYEIAKGDYLFTAQDIINKKFKLKPGGSIFWDGDPFSAIMDIEAIYSVNAEIKDLLNQTNSVRTPVNVLMNLKGELLEPEIKLSIELPNLTDSQFSDALSVLRMIENDEAELNKQVFSLMVFKRFAPIGSSLGDDLAGSGVTSSISELLTNQVNYWISKATGDKVNIGVGTTDFQDVSLLISAQLFGDRVTIERDGTLVDLSEDNSSFNLGNIKVIIKLLPAANQIQNPTERPSELVLEVFNRERYSSINQEASTANNETGLGIFYKKDFDRLSELFPFLKKKKRSKLPKNEPEQTVSPLTPVVEEDSTTQQR
- the tsaD gene encoding tRNA (adenosine(37)-N6)-threonylcarbamoyltransferase complex transferase subunit TsaD, producing MTHSDIKSRSTYPTILAIESSCDETSAAVIQGGKVRSNIISSQLDHAEYGGVIPELASRLHQQQIVRVVEKALSEAEVSKHDLDAVGFTRGPGLLGALLVGTCFAKSFALGLGKPLVDVNHMQAHVLANFLQEQPPEFPFLCLTVSGGHTQLVLVKDYLDMELMGETIDDAAGEAFDKAAKIMGLPYPGGPEIDKLAKQGDPKFLKFPRPDVGPYDFSFSGLKTSLLYKLKDGVKADSHFLDDHMADICASYQGAIVSVLLDKMKKAAQDAGVKHLAIAGGVSANSELRLRFQQMCNEQHWKAHIPDFQYCTDNAAMIAISAHFQFQAGKFADLDVTPFTRGGL
- a CDS encoding DNA starvation/stationary phase protection protein, producing METRSSTPAGNRRGDSDINQVGMTQKSATAVVQSLNKALANYQIFYQNLRAFHWLVKGHHFFELHEKFEKMYDNASEAIDDIAERILTLDGTPLHSYEDYLKNAEVKSVANPSGESPMVQAAIENSQVVLAALRAVIDESAQQGDDGTNDMAIGFARQLEKDIWMLNAWLG